From the genome of Cryptococcus depauperatus CBS 7841 chromosome 1, complete sequence, one region includes:
- a CDS encoding alpha,alpha-trehalose-phosphate synthase (UDP-forming) — MPTQQAPDSPTSTSFSGTFSPASTANAAANARFPASSPSSAIPKVEVGKSQRLIVVSNRLPVTISKDEKGEYHFKMSSGGLVSALSGCKKSMSFTWIGWPGKDIPMNDRKHVNDRLLEEYNCVPVYLSDELADSHYNGFSNSILWPLFHYHPGEMNFDAAHWLAYREANMRFADAVSSLVKAGDMVWVQDYHLMLLPMLLRSMITGESAQGEMVRQELGRVKEGVDDHVVKEVLKMDPGVAEAVDEGIEMLDDVEEEGGEMDLRGKSRPVYNKRGMSTFQKQELVAKEKGKEGIRIGFFLHTPFPSSEIYRILPVRREILLGVLQCDLIGFHTYDYARHFLSSCTRILGLETQPNGVEFEGRYCQVGTFPIGIDPHQFVDGIKKETIRKRLQQMEERFKGCKVIIGVDRLDYIKGIPQKLHALEVFLTQHPEWIGKVVLVQLAIPSRQDVEEYQNLRACVNELVGRINGRFGTVESMPIHFLHKSVPFDELTAMYALADACLVTSTRDGMNLVAYEYISSQEERHGSMILSEFAGAAQSLNGSLLINPWDVQSTADAIYQALTLKPEQRKSNWEKLFNYVSKYTAEAWGVAFVNELTRQSGQRPVGPTYQRRKSGSLSRTSSKASIRRKMV; from the exons ATGCCCACCCAACAAGCACCCGATTCACCTACTTCCACCTCTTTCTCAGGTACTTTTTCTCCAGCGTCTACTGCAAACGCTGCTGCAAATGCTCGCTTCCCTGCTAGCTCACCCTCTTCAGCGATCCCCAAGGTCGAAGTAGGGAAGAGTCAGCGGCTTATTGTGGTCTCAAATCGTTTGCCAGTGACTATAAGTAAAGACGAAAAGGGAGAATATCATTTCAAA ATGTCTTCCGGAGGTCTTGTGTCTGCTCTGAGCGGATGCAAAAAGTCTATGAGCTTCACTTGGATTGGCTGGCCGGGCAAAGAC ATTCCAATGAATGATCGCAAGCACGTCAACGACAGGTTATTGGAAGAGTATAATTGTGTTCCTGTTTATCTTTCGGACGAGCTTGCCGATAGCCACTACAATG GTTTTTCCAACTCTATTCTGTGGCCCTTATTCCACTATCACCCAGGAGAGATGAATTTTGACGCTGCTCACTGGCTCGCTTATCGTGAGGCCAATATGCGATTCGCAGATGCCGTCTCCAGTCTGGTCAAAGCCGGCGACATGGTTTGGGTTCAAGATTATCATCTCATGCTTCTCCCTATGCTTCTCCGATCCATGATCACAGGCGAATCCGCACAGGGCGAAATGGTCCGCCAAGAACTCGGTAGAGTGAAAGAAGGTGTTGACGATCATGTTGTTAAAGAGGTTCTCAAGATGGATCCCGGTGTGGCCGAAGCGGTGGATGAAGGCATAGAGATGCTTGATGAtgtggaggaagaaggtggagagatggatttGAGGGGGAAATCAAGACCTGTATATAACAAAAGAGGAATGAGTACTttccaaaaacaagagttgGTGGCCAAGGAGAAGGGCAAAGAAGGTATCAGGAttggctttttcttgcaTACCCCTTTTCCTTCTAGCGAAATCTATCG TATCCTTCCAGTGAGGCGAGAAATCCTGCTGGGTGTGTTACAATGTGATCTGATTGG CTTCCACACATACGATTATGCCCGtcatttcctctcttcatGCACTCGTATCCTTGGACTAGAGACACAACCGAACGGTGTTGAGTTTGAGGGCCGATACTGTCAAGTCGGCACATTTCCTATTGGTATTGACCCACATCAATTTGTCGATGgtatcaaaaaagagacCATCAGAAAAAGGCTTCAGCAAATGGAGGAACGCTTCAAAGGATGCAAAGTCATCATTGGTGTTGACCGTCTCGATTATATCAAGGGCATTCCTCAAAAACTCCATGCTCTTGAGGTGTTTTTGACACAACACCCCGAATGGATTGGGAAAGTTGTTCTTGTGCAACTTGCTATCCCTTCAAgacaagatgttgaagaatacCAAAATCTTCGAGCCTGTGTAAATGAGCTTGTTGGAAGAATCAATGGTCGTTTTGGCACAGTCGAGTCTATGCCAATTCATTTCTTGCACAAAAGCGTACCATTTGATGAGTTGACGGCAATGTACGCATTGGCGGATGCTTGTTTGGTGACATCTACCAGAGATGGAATGAACTTG GTGGCATACGAATATATCTCTAgtcaagaggaaagacaTGGCAGTATGATATTATCTGAATTCGCTGGTGCCGCCCAGTCTCTAAATGGTAGTCTACTAATTAATCCTT GGGATGTTCAATCTACTGCCGATGCCATCTATCAAGCATTGACTCTGAAACCAGAACAGAGGAAAAGTAACTGGGAAAAGCTTTTCAAT TATGTAAGCAAATACACTGCTGAAGCTTGGGGAGTTGCTTTCGTCAATGAAC TCACTCGTCAATCTGGCCAACGTCCCGTTGGCCCTACCTATCAACGTCGAAAATCCGGGTCTCTCAGTAGAACAAGCAGCAAAGCCAGTATCCGTCGCAAG atggtTTGA
- a CDS encoding 1,2-dihydroxy-3-keto-5-methylthiopentene dioxygenase produces the protein MRAYIYDDKPGDQRAPHDSGVELSEDVLAKLGVTYLCIPIDSDNQWQGKIDKFARERGYKNRDQIIVTPKGLGESYETKIKSFFDEHLHEDEEIRYILGGSGYFDIRGAVDVHPDQWIRISLVAGDLIVLPAGIYHRFTVDEANTITAMRLFQDEPKWTPYSRTASDTDTRPSRGQYIESVRVGGIAI, from the exons ATGCGCGCATACATCTATGATGACAAGCC TGGAGACCAAAGGGCTCCCCACGACTCTGGCGTCGAGCTTTCGGAAGACGTTCTCGCGAAGCTTGGTGTTACTTATCTCTGTATTCCAATAGATTCGGACAACCAATGGCAAGGCAAAATCGACAAATTTGCTAGAGAAAGGGGATACAAAAAC AGAGACCAAATCATAGTCACTCCCAAAGGCCTTGGAGAATCATATGAAACTAAAATaaaatctttctttgacGAACATCTTCacgaagatgaagaaatcCGCTACATTTTAGGAGGATCAGGATACTTTGATATCCGTGGTGCTGTAGATGTTCATCCTGATCAATGGATAAGGATTTCACTCGTTGCAGGCGATTTAATAGTACTACCCGCTGG AATATACCATCGATTCACAGTTGACGAAGCCAACACTATAACAGCCATGCGTCTTTTCCAAGATGAGCCCAAGTGGACACCTTATTCCCGAACGGCATCCGATACAGACACCAGGCCTAGCCGAGGGCAATACATCGAAAGTGTGAGAGTTGGTGGTATAGCTATCTAG